The Mercenaria mercenaria strain notata unplaced genomic scaffold, MADL_Memer_1 contig_3289, whole genome shotgun sequence sequence CTACcgattatattttctgttttcatatcatttaaaaaaatccatGCAAGTTATTAGCATTTTTAACTGATCTCCAAAAAGACCTCGAGACTTAAAGAGAAGAGTAAAATCCCTTGAAAAAGAACtcattgaaataaagaagaatttAATTCAAAATAGTTAGTTTCataaacgtttcttttttaaaaaagtcatggCGCCAATATACGTCGATATGATAAACTGTAACTTTTATCAATTAATCCTTTCAGTATCTATATGTAGTTCAGTTTACATTAACAGTGTTTCATTGATATGCTGTCGTTTTTAAACACACAATGCCACATCATTGCAGAAAGGAGAAAGACAAAGAACTACGAAAAGCCAGAACTGAAATTGAAGAACACAAGTAAGTTTTGCTGTATATGTTCAACGAATTAAGAATAGGTATACAGTCATTTACTTATTCGAAAAATCGGGAATTTGAGTCATATTGTACTATAATATCCTGCTACTACTGACAATATATGTTTGAATAGTTTTCAAAAAAGTATCGTTGCCGTATAAACCGTCAGTTTGGTCTACCTTGGTTCATTCGTCTCGGGATTTTTACAAAACTCTGATACCAGTAAATGAAAAAGACCATCGTTACATTTTCCAAGAATTGGGAATAGATTACCAGTTacttattgaaatcaaaagaaattgtcGCGTtcataaaaagtatatttaaataggctataattatgtaaattttacAGGCGCGCACTTGCGCCAGTCTAGAGATATTTAGTTAGATTGTACTCTTACAGCTAACATtgcaatattgataaaaaaaaacgtatattTGAATAAGTAACAAACGTAtctcaataaaaatatattctgatttttcaagttttctttAAGTATAGTTTTATAGattgtaaacaaattttaaatcacGAACACGTTACTGACCATTGCTAGGATGCTTAATCCTTAATCTAACAATTAATTAAGAAAAACAGGATGCAAAACGATAGCTTCAGATTCGGTTTGTTGCAGATGCATGGATACATATAGAAAGCTAGAGGGCTATAATAGTTGTATACAAGTATAGTAAATGTGGACGTTGGAAAATCCCCGACACTCTGCTCTTCCTCTTATAGAAATATTCCTCTACTTGCTAAATGTTGTTATATAGTGCATGCAGAATAAGGAACTCAGAGACGAACAACGCAATTACTATACAGTTTAACGACAAATGTGTACATTGAGAATTTCCAATCTTCCAGAAAATCCACTTCGCGCTAAAACAATATGGTTATAGATTACATGTGGACCGTCCATTTCTCTGATAGGAATTCCGCTCTCCCGACACTGTAAAATTTGCTGCTAGAATACCATTTGTTCCGTTTGCTTATTCTTTTCCAGTTGTCTTAAATTTGTAACGAAAAAGCAGttagaagaattggaaaaagaaaattCCAGGTTAAAGAAAGACATTCCTGTTAGGGAAACAGAAATGTAAGTTTAGTTTGTTCTGCTTAGAACCAAAGGGATCGGAAGctcagtaaataaaaaataagtaagttatatttgtacaaaattggtGGAAAatgattatacatatatttattgacAGATCACCAAGAGCCTGTGGTAGAACTACTGttgttttatacaattattaTTGTAATGAATCAGTAACGTAATTAAGCTAAGTACTTGCAAGCTTGTAGTACCAAATACAAAGTATATAGGGGCTTTATTGGAGTCACGCATTTCCGTTGGTCTGTCCGTTTGTCCTTTCGCTTCGTATCTTCTTAACCGCtggaaaaaaatcttacaagacACGTGACAACTATCAACCTTATCAAGACGTCGTGCGAACACACAAATCAGATCACTAGGTCTGAGGTcacaaaccaggtcactaggtcttaggtcaagatcacaattggaGCTCAAAGGTCAGATAGTTTAACTTTTGTCCGTTCGATATCTACTAAACCGCTtgaaagaatttcataaaactagcttCAATAATTACCCCATCAAGATGaagtgcagagtgcacaacctaGACCATTAGGTCTAAGTTTAAGGACACACTTGGAATTCAGAGGTCAAATAACTTAACTTTGTGTCCGCCACATATCTTCTAAGCTGCTAGggagattttcataaaactttcacCTTTGTATACCTCATTAAGGTGAAGTGCTAGGCACATGATCCGGGTAACTAAGTGCAAGGTTACGGTCACACTAAGCGACCAAAGGTCAAATagcgacatgcagagtgcacaacctaGGCGACTAGCTCCaagcaataaatatttcaatctatgTCCACTACATACCTTCTTAACAACTTGAAATTAGCAtcaattgttaacctcatcaagacgataagTGGACTGCACAGTCAAGGATTCTTAGGTTCATGGTCAAGGATacagttaaagttcaaggtcatgatcacaacacTTTACTTTCTCTCTATCAAAAATACGTCTTGGGGTAGTGATAACTcaagttttgttattatttggGGTATATTTAAAACCTAAAGAAGATTCTCTTTTCagtcaaaagttgaaaaaagagtTGAAAGTTACAGAACAAGCAAAAGTGAAAGAAAGGGACAGTGAAAACAACaggtatataaataaatttgaagcAGTAATGCAATTATTTGTTGTCCAATGATATTTGATGCCAACAACTGTACATATGTTAGATATAAAACATTGCGGCTTCTTGTATAACTAAAATGCACAACTGCGTCAGCTTATTCATTTACCCCCGAAATAATTCGGAAAAGAAGTGTACAACTTGGCTTTATGGAAGAGAGACTACTAAATATTAAGGAAAAATTCAACTCAAAATTAATTATTTGTACATGTACGATGcggtatttaaacaaaataaaagtatacGTTAGAACACTGCCTCACTGAAAGGGAGAGAGCTTTGATATTCATGACATTTATGGGAAAACAAGACGATTGTTGTTTCACACTAACAATTGTGCTCACCTTAAGTTAAGGTAACGTTTGACTGACataaatggcaaatttatataCTAGCATGATACtatgataaaataattgtttctttCCAATATTTATTTCCTCTACCTTTTTCAAAGATTCAGTCCGACCTTACTTCCGCCCGTCCTTacttccgtctgtccgttcgtcacacttcgtgtccggtccataaccatgaagggatttttaaataTCTTGGCACGTATCTTCCCAATAATGAGACGATTTTTTCATGCGCAAGCCCAGGACCCTagcttcaaagtcaaagtcacacttagaggtcaatggtttacagggtctgtttcatgcccggtccataactctgccgttaacaagggattttgaaattacttagcacaaatgttttccataacaagacgacgtgtcatgataAAAACACAGACCACTAGcacttaggtcaaggtcatacttaaaggTTTAAGGTTAACATAGTCGGATTCTTGTCCGGTTAAAAACTATGCCAGTTTTGGTAATTGGTCTATAACTTTTTTTATGCATCAGTGTTTGCTCAAATAATTTAGCATAGATATTCACcattaaaagacattgtgtcatgtgcaaaggtcaatgtcatatgCACGCAATTTATCTTTCCTTTTATTATTTGTACATgagattatctcccttttgtatgataaagtacaatatatgtgtttttatatcagttttcccactaTTTCAAAAATGTAACTATGTTTTTTAAGTAagatgattggtattgatagatataaaCTGTTGTAAACAATTGTAGACTTGTAGAATACAAACCCAGATCACAAGATATAAGTTGGTGTATATAGGTAAATGCAGCATTACTTTGGTTGCAACATAGTGCAGCACTGCATCAAGTATAGAATTAACGTTttctaatgtaaaatttaaaacaagttatttaaatatcatatatttcatttatatatcaaTTACCACCCTTTAATatgattaaatatttcattatatctttatttatttttccttaccagTTTAAAGCGACTTACCAACACAttgtgaattttaaaataatttatcaccgaaaggcaaaatgtcGCCtctgtttcataaatttacatgaTAATTAACGATTGATCAGTatctagtttccagaattacgggaacatttcgagttttcgcagtttttctcAAATGCACATTCTATCAACCGTTGCAACGATTTACTTTTGTGATTAGTATAGAACGAGACGGGACAGTTTTTAGACACTATCATCACGTGGACAGCAAACCAAAACTGCGCATATTTTGCTTCCGTTACTAATAATCAATACAGCTAATATGTATAGGTATCGTACAGTATCGCAGCGTTTTGAAACGTAAACAAAAGTCTTCCACCAGACGTCATGTCAGCCGGTTCAGTTGAGTCATTCCGTGCTCAACTGTCCCAGCTCTTTATCTAATTGTCTTTGTCTGTTTTTAATCGCACTATACATACTTTCACACTTTTTACTCTTTCCTATTCTCTTAGCGCATTTAACCTGGCAATTAACTTCAGTCACTTGAAGATGGCCAGTAAactggaagaagaagaagaaaaacgaaacattaacataaaattaagtcaataCACAATGTTTACGATGGAGTCAGTGATTCCTCTTTGGCCGAGCGGCTACGGTATTCATATTTTActtcgggagttcgattcccagacccgtagaaattttgtttgaaaaactgtattaaaatatgaacaacgAACAAGAAGCATTTAAGGAAAATACCTTTGAAGCCAGTACGTCATAtcaggtcaataatagaaaagaTTATTGTTGATAGGATGcttgattaaaatatatatatttacagaaatcTTAGGGGCCTCCATgaccgagtggttatggtcgctgacttcaaatcacttgcctctcatctatgtaggttcgagtctcactcgaggcgttgaactcttcatgtgaggaagccatccagctggcttatggaaagtcggtgactctacccaggtgcccgttcgtgatgaaataattcacggaggggcacctggggtcttcctccgccatcaatgCTGAAAAGtcacaatatgacctataattgtgttggtgcgacgttaaacccaacaaaataaataaataaatacagaaatCTTAGAGAAGCGGAGAGACGTGAATTAAAAGAGAAAACAGATGAAATAATGCTACTGAACAAAGAACTGTTAGATCTCAAAAGGTATTGATTACACAGATGTTTATTATTTAACTGTGCCTTTACCTGGTCTAATAATTCGAACAGTGGTCTGCTATTTCATATTACCTGTTGAAAAGTTGACATGTTCAGCGTGTGGTCACATTAAGATAATGACTTATAACTACCTTCTTTTTTCATGAACActaccactgagccaaagagtcggaTTCCGGACGCAGTTTTTGTTAGAGATGAGGCTATGCGTTAGCGACCGTAACACCAAGCCATACTGTAAAAACGATACTAGCTTCTCTGCATTactaagaaaacaagaaaaaaaaagctttttcttAGAGTAGCATTAGTGGTAAATTCGTTTAACTATCACAGGATGAATGAACGTTTATCTAACATCGTTTGATATATGGAGTTTCTTAAAATCTATTCACTGTTCACATATCAAATTCCAGACAACAGGCAGGCAACACcataaaagaaaatacagaagAAATTGCAAGGCTAAAGAATGATCTGCTGGAAATTAAAAGgttgttttatttgtaaattcaGCAAAGCCgatcataaaaaaaatatacaaataaacaacTAGAAGATACAAATTACGACAAGATTTTTCTCCTTTTACTTACAATTTTGAAGTCttcatatgttttgttttgaagttATCCTTCAGAAATAGCAATTACTGTGAAGATCAGAATCATAATCTACTAATTACAGATATTGCAAAGATGTTTTTGAAAAACTGGACCAGAAAGACAAGATGATTAGTCAGCTACAGGAAAAACTGAATATACCTACTGGAGAAAGGTAGGACAAGAAGTccaaaatgtgtgtgtgtttttgttacaATTTGCGTAATTCCGACATCCGCTGTCAATGCTACCAAAACTTCCAAAGTCTCTTATTAAAACAATATGATGTTTTTACACTTACTTcactgataaaatttaaatcttcTATGAAAAATGTCGCTTTTggtaaagaaaataagaaaattttaatgtCGACATGTTCGGTCCAAGTACAAGAAATTAAGTAATGAGTGTTGTACTGCAGCGGATTATCATCATTTAATTTAGCAATAGTGGCATAAAGAAAACAATATACCGACATCGAATAATGCATCGCATGAATACCTTTTAGAAAGACTATAACACAATTAAATTTGTTCATTGAACACCTGAATTTAGATGACAGTTGTAATGTTGTAGTAAATACAGATTTTAAGGATCATTCTCGTTGAAAAGGAATGATGACACGGTGTGGTATTTGTATATATACTGAAACAGTAAACACAGAATGTCGTCAGAACGTTTAGAATTTATTAAATTCCATTGAATGTCAGAATAAGTTATAATACCTAAAGTAAACAATCAATGAAAAAATGAACGTAGCGAAACAAGGAAAATGACTTATTCCTTAATAAGTATTATACCTAGTTTCGAATAATATTCTTGACGCAAACGTTATTTGGTAAATATCTCAGGGTACTACTTCGTTATAATAATAAAGCAAAGGCCTGTTcctgtaaatatgatatattgtCAACCTTCAATTAAATGGTAACATCTTCGGCTAGCTCTTCGGGCGTTATTACTTTTCTGAGGTTGTAATGTTCCTCGTTACAATCGCTGACTTctgttatttatataatgtttaaagagcatatattatttttgaaaaaagaaaaagttttcgTACATACTTTTTCAAAATAGCTTTATATCATTTTCAAGAAGATCCTTTAACTTTATTACACAACCATTTAAGATAGTAACAAAGTCGGTTTTAATGAGCCTGTACATGAGCAGTAAAGCATTGTTTGCCCTGTAATGATGAACACTTCTTTTTAGAAATAAACTGTAAGGAATAATCTCGATTGTTGCAAGTATTTCAATTATCAAATCTGCATTTCAATTTCAGGAACCCAACTCCAACCACAAGATATGGCGCGGTGTCAAAGACAGACACACTTCAGTTTCTATCCCGTTAAATTCATGGACTGTTGCATGAATAGAAGAAAAGTTATATATAACAACAATATGGTGTTTACTGTATTTGTAAATGTTTCGTCAAAGCAAATCGTTTCATATTTGCTAATTATTGTACATAAACAGTACTAGGATAAAGTAAATTGTAGCTAAGATGTATCAGTATTTTAAACAGATTAAttgaaattaatcagaaatgGTATGActataatgcaaaataattttggtGCCGGTGGTAAGCAACTTAGATAATGATAAACGGTAAAACGTAGAAATTATTTCGTACGCTAGTCTTTTGCGATGAccatcttttttgtttgtttgtttgttttgggtttaaaccgtttttaacagtatttcagttatgtaataacggcgggctgttaacctagccagtgtacctggattctgtaccagtacaaacctgttctacgcaagtagCTGcaaacttcctcacatgaatcagaggtggatgacgaatgatttcagacacatggtcttttatcaaatcgtcatggagaacatacgctccgggCTCGAACTCACAATATCGAGATCCGCAGATTTTTGCTTTCCCTGTTGAGCTAAATGGGCGGGCTTACCGTCTTTTacgataaaaaatattttagctatTCACGACTGGCCGCACACTAGTTTCGTTTGACATACAACTCTGAACATGTTTGACAGTGTATTTCAGACTAGCTTTTAATAATGAGAGGCCTTTAATGGAATTTTAAGTGAATTTATGCTATGTTTATAGccagatatataataaaatcgaTATGAAGATCTTTTGGAAATGTAtgatgcaaccaaacaaaataatagcactCGGTGTGAACGaatctgttcacgagaggtaatcaAGTCACTTGGTACCGGTTTAATCTGAACTCTACCACATAGATATTGAATAGACCCTATGTTCCTAAAGGACCAGAGATAACACACTGAATCCAGggacggggagacattttacggccaccacacagcAAGATAAAGATTGCTCttgtgatatttaataaaatctatatgaagatcctttggaagcatagaatgcattcAAGCATAGTATCAGGCAATTTTGGTCAAGAAGTGAGGTTACCATAATGTACATCTTTCATGGCAGCAGGAGGGCGATTTTATCATCGTgctcagccatgtcggctcaaggtcaaggtcacaactcaatgtcaaatgtttgagctttcAGTTCTGTGTCCAgtctgtatctcataaaccctttgaatgattttcatgaaacttgggtcaaatgatcaccaaatcaagacaatgtgcagaattgtTTAGTCAAtcatgttgactcaaggtcaagggcataactaaaggtcaaaggtttgagtcttccattttttGTCCCCTCTGTATCTTctgaacccattgaaggattttaaaatgACTGAGCTGCAATATTCCTCTTATCAAGACGGTGTGCAGAACTCAAAACTCACATAataccagctcaaggtcaaggtcacaacagaAATGttgtttgagccttcaatttcctGTCCGCTCCTTTACTGCTAAGCCACTTGAAGGATTTCCTTGAAACTTCTGCCAAGTGTTCACCTTGTTGAGATGGTTTGCAAAACTTAAGAGTCAGTCATGCAGACTCAAGGCAAAAGTCACAACTTAAAGTATTGGtgtcgtcatacatggactataaaa is a genomic window containing:
- the LOC128552919 gene encoding uncharacterized protein LOC128552919; translation: MPHHCRKEKDKELRKARTEIEEHNCLKFVTKKQLEELEKENSRLKKDIPVRETEIQKLKKELKVTEQAKVKERDSENNRQQAGNTIKENTEEIARLKNDLLEIKRYCKDVFEKLDQKDKMISQLQEKLNIPTGERNPTPTTRYGAVSKTDTLQFLSR